A window of Desulfobacterales bacterium contains these coding sequences:
- a CDS encoding glycosyltransferase, translating into MQVLFLTGMYPNLINPLNGAIVEAQRQALEALGVKTGLVHLRPKDRTELLNALSKLRQSLRNSEYDLVHVHYGLSALVLSLFQNLPVVATFHGTDVNGVSLKSKNGSNIARQILFSLAARLNRQLSRSASAVIVMSHEMKARLPSAVHPKTWVAPMGVDTRFFFQRSRQEAREKLGWVDEPVVVFCNNNSEAVKRQDLAEKAVAVARKSFPSLKLFILKGIAREKVPWVLSAADCLLVTSDKEGSPNIVRESLACNLPLVSVPVGDLKELISDHPSAGILTERNPDSIANGMMDVLARERPDNLKAIIQGHTAAANALRIKRIYEQVLENRSNTNYSAFSDARPTGN; encoded by the coding sequence TTGCAGGTTTTATTCTTAACGGGAATGTATCCCAATTTGATCAATCCCCTTAACGGGGCGATTGTTGAAGCTCAGCGGCAGGCCCTGGAGGCGTTGGGGGTTAAGACCGGTTTGGTGCACCTTAGGCCGAAAGATAGAACAGAACTGCTGAATGCGCTATCCAAACTCAGACAATCCTTGAGGAATTCTGAATATGACTTGGTTCATGTGCATTATGGTTTATCGGCGCTGGTGCTGAGTTTATTTCAGAACCTCCCGGTTGTGGCAACATTTCATGGTACGGATGTTAACGGCGTTTCTTTGAAATCCAAAAACGGCAGTAATATTGCAAGACAAATCCTTTTTTCACTTGCAGCCCGGCTCAACCGCCAATTATCGAGGTCCGCAAGTGCTGTAATCGTGATGTCCCATGAAATGAAAGCCAGACTCCCCTCAGCGGTTCATCCAAAAACATGGGTTGCGCCCATGGGCGTCGATACCCGATTTTTTTTTCAACGCTCAAGACAGGAGGCAAGGGAAAAATTGGGGTGGGTTGACGAACCGGTTGTCGTTTTTTGTAATAATAACAGCGAAGCCGTAAAACGGCAGGATCTTGCTGAAAAGGCGGTTGCGGTAGCCAGAAAATCGTTCCCGTCACTAAAATTGTTTATTCTTAAAGGCATTGCACGCGAAAAGGTGCCCTGGGTTTTAAGTGCTGCAGATTGTCTATTAGTGACGTCTGATAAGGAAGGCTCACCGAATATTGTTCGAGAAAGCCTGGCCTGTAACCTGCCTTTGGTTTCCGTTCCGGTAGGGGATTTAAAAGAGCTGATATCTGATCACCCATCTGCGGGCATTCTCACCGAGCGCAATCCGGATTCAATTGCAAACGGAATGATGGACGTTTTGGCGCGCGAGCGTCCAGACAATCTGAAGGCTATTATTCAGGGTCATACGGCTGCCGCCAATGCGTTACGGATAAAAAGAATATATGAACAGGTGCTGGAAAATCGAAGCAACACGAATTATAGTGCGTTTTCTGATGCAAGACCAACGGGAAATTAA
- a CDS encoding O-antigen ligase family protein, translating into MIANNTRTNFKRLPVGDRTLFFLFAHIPLAYLVNKSAYAATAYALFLLFLGLSYLSKRSNEFKFICLVSYMSSAEVLWRMGHAKVFWEYGKYGIGFLLVFALLKTKRIKRSDQKALIYFLLLIPSIFVMPYFDRELISFNLSGPFLLSLAVLYFSTVKFNQHQTVILLTALLAPLIGAAFLATSGTMALGHVTITESSKLTSAGYGPNQMSSMLGLGALVAFLLTLMTKEKRTFSILMACICIWMLTQCALTFSRGGFWSAIGAMAILSFYLLQSRKYKKYLLVTLALSLIVIQLVVLPGIEQLTQGSVSSRMQSTDLTGRDKIIRSEWAVFKDNPIFGVGPGMAYDLRALYFKASHAHTEYTRLLAEHGIFGALAIILLFFIILKNFSKGGVFGRALSLSFQFWAMIFMLHAAMRLAACPFVFGLGTAIFAGEIYLQSQNRSLKPHLA; encoded by the coding sequence ATGATTGCAAATAACACGAGAACAAATTTTAAACGCCTGCCGGTAGGGGATCGGACATTATTTTTCCTTTTCGCCCACATTCCCTTGGCTTATCTGGTAAATAAAAGCGCCTATGCTGCAACTGCTTACGCACTTTTTTTATTATTTTTAGGATTGTCTTATTTATCCAAACGCTCAAATGAATTCAAATTCATTTGCCTTGTTTCCTACATGTCCAGTGCCGAAGTTTTATGGCGAATGGGGCATGCAAAAGTATTCTGGGAATATGGTAAGTACGGGATCGGTTTTCTGCTTGTTTTCGCTTTACTTAAAACAAAAAGGATCAAAAGGTCTGATCAAAAGGCGCTAATTTATTTCCTTCTTTTAATTCCATCCATATTTGTCATGCCATATTTTGATAGAGAATTGATCAGTTTCAATTTGAGCGGCCCTTTTTTGTTATCTCTTGCCGTATTGTACTTCAGCACGGTAAAATTTAATCAGCATCAGACTGTTATCCTGTTGACAGCATTGTTGGCACCTCTAATCGGAGCAGCTTTTCTTGCCACATCCGGCACTATGGCTCTTGGTCACGTCACTATCACTGAATCCAGCAAACTCACCTCTGCAGGGTATGGCCCGAATCAAATGTCTTCAATGCTTGGATTAGGTGCTTTGGTTGCTTTTCTGTTGACCTTAATGACTAAAGAGAAAAGGACTTTTTCAATACTGATGGCATGCATATGTATCTGGATGCTAACGCAATGTGCGTTGACCTTTTCCAGAGGAGGTTTCTGGAGTGCGATAGGCGCCATGGCGATATTATCGTTTTATTTATTACAATCAAGAAAGTATAAAAAGTACCTGTTGGTGACGCTGGCCTTGTCTTTAATTGTTATCCAGTTGGTAGTTCTTCCAGGTATCGAGCAATTAACGCAAGGTTCGGTATCCTCTCGTATGCAAAGTACAGACCTCACGGGTAGAGATAAAATAATAAGATCGGAATGGGCGGTATTTAAGGATAATCCCATTTTTGGTGTTGGGCCTGGAATGGCTTATGATCTGCGCGCACTTTATTTTAAAGCTTCTCATGCGCATACGGAATACACTAGACTTTTAGCTGAACATGGCATTTTTGGTGCCTTGGCCATTATTTTGCTGTTTTTTATAATTTTGAAAAATTTCAGTAAAGGTGGCGTTTTTGGAAGGGCATTAAGTCTTTCTTTCCAATTTTGGGCCATGATATTCATGCTGCATGCTGCAATGCGACTTGCCGCATGTCCTTTTGTTTTTGGGCTGGGTACTGCGATATTTGCTGGAGAAATATATTTGCAATCGCAAAATAGATCTTTGAAGCCACATTTAGCATGA
- a CDS encoding GNAT family N-acetyltransferase, whose product MTKPFTIVTGDDVDKTSLAHFLQRVYSPEKYQFVMNHGEWLYRGGVNQWIVQTDKEIVAYCAVIPVLCSLYGMPESALWWVDLIVHPKYRGKGIQTLIDQRMREVGGIKLGFPNALAAKIHRKHDWVVREDGDVLLLPLRPIKVNKIRRSKGLTGVLLRTAATIMLPAAWWWRKRILAERTDNARCITNPSPSVLADLFERFKFQYPVTIYRDESFWRWRYLSAPYRSELSFYLAGNPDSPSHCLVTRSLQTDGIPSMRILDIFGDLKDIGGFRQALALSIQDAIERDAAQVTAINFLLALNPVWRQLCFFVRTTGRFCCHSDNDTLMKSMMKQQHWVLGDSDNDAAA is encoded by the coding sequence ATGACAAAACCATTTACGATTGTGACCGGAGATGATGTCGATAAAACCAGTTTGGCACATTTTCTTCAACGCGTATATTCTCCGGAAAAATATCAATTCGTAATGAATCATGGCGAATGGCTATACCGGGGAGGTGTTAACCAGTGGATTGTGCAGACAGATAAAGAGATTGTGGCATATTGTGCAGTGATTCCCGTGCTTTGTTCACTATACGGAATGCCGGAATCTGCACTATGGTGGGTTGACCTGATAGTTCATCCTAAATATCGGGGAAAGGGCATTCAGACACTGATTGACCAGCGCATGCGCGAGGTGGGAGGCATTAAGTTAGGCTTTCCCAACGCCCTGGCTGCAAAAATCCATCGAAAGCACGACTGGGTCGTGCGTGAAGACGGGGATGTCCTGCTCTTGCCATTGCGCCCTATTAAGGTTAATAAGATCCGAAGGTCAAAGGGGCTGACAGGTGTTTTGCTGCGAACAGCAGCAACAATTATGCTGCCCGCTGCATGGTGGTGGAGAAAACGAATCCTTGCTGAAAGAACGGATAATGCCAGATGCATAACGAATCCATCGCCATCGGTACTTGCTGATCTGTTTGAACGATTTAAATTTCAGTACCCGGTAACAATTTACCGGGATGAGTCTTTTTGGCGGTGGCGCTATTTATCTGCCCCCTATCGATCTGAGCTTTCCTTTTACCTTGCGGGAAACCCCGATTCTCCTTCGCACTGCTTAGTAACCCGTAGCTTGCAAACAGATGGTATCCCATCTATGCGTATTCTTGATATCTTCGGCGACTTGAAAGATATTGGAGGTTTTCGGCAGGCTTTGGCATTATCAATTCAGGACGCAATAGAAAGAGATGCCGCCCAGGTGACAGCAATTAATTTTTTACTGGCTTTGAATCCGGTATGGCGTCAGTTGTGTTTTTTTGTCAGAACGACAGGACGTTTTTGTTGTCACAGTGACAATGATACTTTGATGAAATCAATGATGAAGCAACAGCATTGGGTATTGGGCGACAGTGACAACGATGCCGCAGCCTAA
- a CDS encoding glycosyltransferase, producing MIREPQKITVVALIGQLGRGGSERQLTLIMSHLDSRQFNRHVVVFNPSSYDVYDEQLRSAGVHVWAMPSECRSISRRMLYLFRLLRQLRADVVHSWTLNDNPYAGIVGWLSGVPVRWGALRGSLNLPGFHEMSSVFKWLSLHSVKCHVVNSKSLVEELAARGVARPRIFFLRNAVEPATDFRAPVDLSDVGISDHHKVIGLIGNLRPVKNHRLFIEAMARLAHHFPETRGLIVGQALPDAPDYPAFLQQHIDRLGLTGKVIMTGFRSDIFSLLHRFDVSCLTSSMEGTPNALIEAMAAGRPVVATAVGGVPELITHEETGLLVAPDDAEGLSAALRRVLTDSSLRNRISGKAKRMVMNKFESSVVASELGRAYKAALA from the coding sequence ATGATTAGGGAGCCTCAAAAAATTACTGTTGTCGCTTTGATCGGTCAATTGGGCCGCGGCGGATCGGAGCGGCAACTGACGCTGATCATGAGTCACCTTGACTCCAGGCAGTTCAACCGGCATGTCGTTGTTTTTAATCCCAGCTCATATGATGTTTACGATGAGCAGCTCCGATCGGCAGGCGTGCATGTCTGGGCTATGCCAAGCGAATGCCGAAGCATTTCAAGGCGCATGCTTTATTTATTTAGATTATTACGCCAATTGCGAGCTGATGTGGTTCATTCCTGGACGCTAAACGACAATCCTTACGCCGGTATCGTCGGCTGGCTCTCGGGGGTGCCTGTTCGGTGGGGGGCGCTAAGGGGTTCTCTGAATCTGCCGGGGTTTCACGAAATGTCATCAGTCTTTAAATGGCTCTCGTTGCACAGTGTCAAATGCCATGTTGTTAATTCCAAATCTCTGGTCGAGGAATTAGCAGCCAGAGGCGTTGCGAGACCCCGCATTTTTTTTCTCCGCAACGCTGTTGAGCCGGCTACAGACTTTAGAGCGCCGGTTGATCTTTCAGACGTTGGAATTTCCGATCACCATAAGGTCATCGGATTGATTGGAAATCTTCGGCCGGTTAAGAATCATCGACTTTTCATAGAGGCAATGGCCCGCCTTGCGCATCACTTCCCGGAGACACGCGGGCTAATAGTTGGTCAGGCGCTGCCTGATGCCCCGGATTATCCTGCTTTTCTGCAGCAACATATTGATAGACTGGGTTTGACCGGCAAAGTTATCATGACGGGCTTCAGATCCGACATATTCAGCCTGCTTCATCGTTTTGACGTCTCCTGCTTAACATCTTCCATGGAGGGCACACCAAATGCGCTGATCGAAGCAATGGCGGCAGGCAGGCCCGTGGTGGCGACAGCAGTTGGAGGTGTACCGGAGCTGATAACTCATGAAGAAACTGGTCTTTTAGTGGCCCCTGATGATGCCGAAGGGCTAAGTGCCGCGCTCAGGCGTGTTTTGACTGATTCAAGCTTAAGAAATCGTATTTCGGGTAAAGCAAAGAGAATGGTAATGAATAAATTTGAAAGCTCGGTAGTCGCGTCTGAGTTGGGACGTGCATATAAGGCTGCTTTGGCATGA
- a CDS encoding polysaccharide deacetylase family protein, translating to MEFRDAGTRCLWRIGILELSRHLFGKKGRFVLEFHGIFSHRSSKLPADAQPGLSAEELSTILKWVGGRFRFLTPEEFLKGSAPGVLLTFDDGLASTFKCGVPILERYKAPAIFFVSTQHVPQPADWLPANRKLADQYWPKGEFDEHTYELFNGMDEKQLAKAGAHSLITVGCHTVSHPFLTQCDLSQLKYEIEASRQYLEDISGQRVDYFAYPTGDYDRSVAEAVMSAGYRAAFAELSKNIGLPAYEIPRVGIYRSETAYLAAKLSGLHQKPVSTIYD from the coding sequence ATGGAGTTTCGCGATGCAGGTACACGATGCCTCTGGCGAATCGGTATCTTGGAACTATCTCGCCACCTGTTCGGGAAAAAGGGACGTTTTGTTCTTGAATTCCATGGTATTTTTAGCCATCGGAGTTCCAAGCTGCCTGCCGACGCCCAGCCCGGTTTAAGCGCTGAAGAACTTTCGACCATTTTGAAATGGGTTGGGGGTCGTTTTCGATTTTTAACTCCTGAAGAGTTTTTAAAAGGATCTGCCCCTGGGGTACTGCTCACTTTTGACGATGGATTAGCCAGTACCTTTAAATGTGGCGTTCCTATTTTGGAACGCTATAAAGCCCCGGCTATTTTTTTTGTGTCCACGCAGCATGTCCCTCAACCCGCTGATTGGCTGCCCGCCAACCGCAAATTGGCTGATCAGTACTGGCCGAAAGGCGAATTTGATGAGCATACCTATGAACTTTTCAATGGCATGGATGAAAAACAATTAGCTAAAGCCGGGGCGCATTCACTAATTACTGTAGGGTGCCATACGGTTTCGCATCCCTTTTTAACACAATGCGACTTGAGCCAGCTTAAGTATGAAATTGAGGCGTCCCGGCAATATCTCGAAGATATATCCGGGCAGAGAGTTGACTATTTTGCGTACCCCACCGGCGATTATGACCGGAGTGTTGCAGAGGCGGTTATGTCGGCAGGATATCGAGCGGCTTTTGCTGAGCTTTCAAAAAATATCGGGCTGCCCGCTTATGAAATACCGCGAGTTGGTATTTACCGGTCTGAAACCGCTTACCTTGCTGCTAAATTAAGCGGTTTACATCAGAAGCCGGTTTCAACCATTTATGATTAG
- a CDS encoding glycosyltransferase family 4 protein, translated as MNLLMISHKEMWADPDDPGRYVTVGGFPYHLRACAELFDSSCLIATLRSAKPISGVQPLSGRGLRRIIALPEPAGKNTSRKIAMLYWLPLYLPVIWKSIRRADAVHALVPGDVGMIGLLLALMQRKALFVRHCGTWGKPKTIADHFLLWLLERIAGGRNVVMATGGGAISPSERNLHIKWIHSTTLTRDELDQIPKKRAWKPGMPLHLVTVGRVTNEKNMIATIRALPDILKHYSNTILHIVGDGPALGYLKSEAAVLKVSKNVKFHGNVSHDRVMEILHQGHLFLFPTLVKEGFPKAVLEALACGLPVIATAVSVLPHLIAQRNGIVLDNPTPEALSDAVNRIISEPEQFYAMVQSAQETSREFTLEKWQSIIADRLKAAWGQPLRGKAKEMVS; from the coding sequence ATGAATTTATTGATGATCTCTCACAAGGAGATGTGGGCTGATCCGGATGACCCCGGTCGCTACGTCACGGTCGGCGGCTTCCCTTACCACTTGCGAGCATGTGCAGAGCTATTTGATTCTAGCTGTTTAATCGCTACGTTGCGAAGTGCTAAGCCTATTAGCGGTGTACAACCTCTTAGCGGTCGGGGCCTTCGTCGGATCATTGCGCTACCCGAACCGGCCGGCAAAAACACTTCTCGCAAGATTGCAATGCTTTATTGGCTGCCTTTATATCTGCCTGTGATTTGGAAATCAATCCGGCGGGCAGACGCCGTGCATGCACTTGTGCCAGGAGATGTCGGGATGATTGGGCTCCTGCTTGCACTGATGCAGCGCAAGGCGCTTTTTGTGAGGCATTGCGGGACATGGGGAAAACCAAAAACAATTGCAGATCACTTCCTTTTGTGGCTCTTGGAACGTATCGCAGGCGGACGAAATGTCGTAATGGCCACCGGTGGCGGTGCCATCTCGCCTTCCGAGAGAAATCTCCACATAAAATGGATACACTCAACCACCCTTACCCGCGATGAGCTTGACCAAATACCAAAGAAGAGAGCCTGGAAGCCTGGAATGCCCCTTCATCTAGTAACGGTTGGCCGGGTTACGAATGAAAAAAATATGATAGCAACCATCAGGGCATTACCTGATATTTTGAAACACTACAGCAACACCATCCTACATATTGTCGGTGACGGCCCTGCGTTGGGTTATTTAAAAAGCGAAGCAGCAGTACTGAAAGTCAGTAAAAATGTTAAGTTCCATGGAAATGTTTCGCATGACCGGGTTATGGAAATCCTGCATCAAGGTCATCTCTTTTTGTTTCCTACCCTGGTAAAAGAAGGATTCCCAAAGGCCGTTCTGGAAGCTCTTGCCTGCGGATTGCCTGTCATTGCCACTGCAGTGTCGGTTTTGCCCCATTTGATCGCCCAACGGAATGGGATAGTGCTGGACAACCCTACTCCGGAGGCATTGAGCGATGCCGTTAATAGAATAATTTCTGAACCGGAACAATTTTATGCGATGGTTCAATCCGCGCAAGAAACCAGCCGCGAATTCACCCTTGAAAAATGGCAAAGCATTATCGCTGATCGGCTGAAGGCGGCCTGGGGGCAACCGCTTCGTGGTAAAGCGAAGGAAATGGTCTCATAA
- a CDS encoding HTH domain-containing protein — protein sequence MDQFDDYLKYQKEVAEATLKIIDRFQGRAKEKPKKRTSNIEIIRHVLSTADRPLHVSEIIDLAETQFQVTLERDSVVSAILKKIKAGKMFIKTGPNTFTVKQAPSKETGGLS from the coding sequence ATGGACCAATTTGACGATTATTTGAAGTATCAAAAAGAGGTTGCAGAAGCAACACTCAAAATCATTGACCGATTTCAGGGGCGGGCTAAAGAGAAGCCCAAAAAACGTACGTCAAATATTGAAATCATTCGGCACGTACTCAGCACCGCCGATCGCCCCTTACATGTCTCTGAAATCATCGATCTGGCTGAAACCCAGTTCCAGGTCACACTTGAAAGGGATTCGGTGGTCTCCGCTATCCTGAAAAAGATTAAAGCCGGTAAAATGTTTATTAAAACCGGGCCCAACACATTTACGGTAAAACAAGCGCCCTCCAAGGAAACAGGAGGGCTATCATGA
- a CDS encoding glycosyltransferase family 2 protein, whose amino-acid sequence MPDPSISVVTPTLRRPEQVRALLTNLSRQKHLPHELILVDGAPAGEDDTQRVIERSAPSLPFAVNYIRRGGGTAIQRNIGIDAAQGEYIAFIDDDIRLEPDFFTLMLEAFAEDVDNKVGGVTGYITNQHLDPTTSKRWKWYRRLKLFTTFEPGRFDYQTGYPINRYLQPPHDTLREVDFLSSGAALWRRQVFEGGLRFDEFFVGFGVLEDAQMSLRAKRDWVLLEHGLAHCQHLHAREGREDGHLVARKTAINHRYLFITIVPNRTIRQELRFWLVQCIQLIIYLNAALNQPKKKSWEAVTGKILGIYDAFLLTHIK is encoded by the coding sequence ATGCCTGATCCATCCATTTCAGTTGTCACGCCTACCCTTCGCCGGCCAGAGCAAGTACGCGCCTTACTAACAAACCTTAGTCGGCAGAAGCATCTGCCGCATGAGCTTATTTTGGTGGATGGCGCGCCTGCCGGCGAGGATGATACGCAAAGGGTAATTGAAAGATCGGCTCCCAGCCTGCCCTTTGCGGTCAATTATATTCGGCGTGGGGGAGGAACGGCTATTCAGCGCAATATCGGCATTGATGCGGCACAGGGGGAATATATTGCTTTCATCGATGATGATATTCGTTTGGAACCGGATTTTTTTACCTTGATGCTTGAAGCTTTCGCGGAAGATGTTGATAATAAAGTCGGCGGTGTCACTGGCTACATCACCAATCAACACCTTGATCCGACCACTTCAAAGCGGTGGAAATGGTATCGCCGCTTGAAACTATTCACAACCTTTGAACCAGGTCGTTTTGATTATCAGACCGGCTACCCCATCAACCGTTACCTCCAGCCTCCACATGATACTTTGCGGGAGGTGGATTTTTTATCCTCTGGCGCCGCTTTGTGGCGCAGACAGGTCTTTGAAGGAGGGCTACGTTTCGATGAATTTTTTGTTGGGTTCGGGGTTTTGGAAGATGCCCAGATGTCTCTCCGTGCAAAACGCGATTGGGTCTTGCTCGAACATGGACTAGCCCATTGCCAGCATCTGCATGCCCGCGAGGGGCGGGAAGACGGACATCTGGTGGCCAGAAAAACGGCAATTAATCATCGGTACCTATTTATAACAATAGTCCCAAATCGGACAATCAGACAGGAATTACGTTTCTGGCTTGTGCAATGCATACAATTGATTATTTACCTTAATGCTGCTCTTAACCAACCTAAAAAAAAATCCTGGGAAGCAGTGACTGGTAAAATATTAGGTATCTATGATGCGTTTTTATTAACACATATCAAATAG
- a CDS encoding sulfotransferase, producing the protein MKNKAPIFLNCLSRGGSNIFWNIFLSHPDACSPIRETLEIFRTNWRDPHWEGYVAALLSGQPLLFDQWKLKPRRPVSAWTKNFIDATLYRHKLRTFSDPDMRFKAEGELYTRNEVHSARLVTKNNNGLSFLSDMFSEMYPDATFFALLRDPVPLYESHLRRNIFKSPQEFAAFYNRLVDRAVSDQERFPCYHIIRFEDILSDPQTMIPRLHQLAGLDPGKVDKVRFRAKPHFLPDGTHGTSLPAFDHYWFALDQVYDILEPGINRFQEERIARAEREQVADLTREHRERFCYA; encoded by the coding sequence ATGAAAAACAAAGCACCTATTTTCCTCAATTGTCTTTCGCGAGGCGGCAGCAATATTTTCTGGAATATTTTTCTCTCGCATCCAGATGCCTGTTCACCCATCCGTGAAACACTCGAAATTTTCCGTACGAATTGGCGAGACCCCCATTGGGAAGGCTATGTAGCGGCTTTGCTCAGTGGGCAACCATTATTGTTCGATCAGTGGAAACTAAAACCTCGCCGACCTGTTTCCGCATGGACTAAAAATTTCATTGATGCCACTTTGTATCGGCACAAACTGCGGACTTTTTCCGACCCTGATATGCGCTTTAAGGCTGAAGGAGAATTATATACACGGAATGAAGTCCATAGCGCCCGGTTAGTGACAAAAAACAACAATGGCCTTTCTTTTTTAAGTGACATGTTTTCGGAGATGTACCCGGATGCCACCTTTTTTGCACTTCTACGCGATCCGGTTCCCCTTTATGAGAGCCACCTTCGGCGAAACATCTTCAAAAGCCCTCAGGAATTTGCCGCATTTTACAACCGGCTTGTAGATCGCGCTGTCAGCGACCAAGAACGCTTCCCTTGCTATCACATCATTCGTTTTGAGGACATCCTTTCAGACCCACAAACCATGATTCCGCGCCTTCACCAGTTGGCCGGCCTCGATCCGGGTAAAGTGGATAAAGTCAGATTCCGAGCCAAGCCACATTTTCTGCCGGATGGCACGCATGGCACAAGCCTGCCGGCTTTTGACCATTATTGGTTTGCCCTTGATCAGGTATACGATATTTTGGAACCAGGGATCAACCGCTTCCAAGAAGAGCGTATTGCACGCGCTGAGCGCGAACAGGTTGCCGACCTGACACGCGAACACCGCGAGAGGTTTTGTTATGCCTGA
- a CDS encoding glycosyltransferase family 2 protein, with amino-acid sequence MEFPVFSIIIPSFNQGEYLEGAIQSVLEQDYSATELLVIDGGSIDDSVEIIKKYSDRLAFWVSEPDSGQSQAINKGFARASGEIITFLSSDDLYLPGAFADVAEIYKREKEVGAIVGAFCFWDPGQSYPGEPITPFLEKPSPCDLTLGPPSVYRLHQVSTFYTRSALDTVGRRVREDMKYVMDRELLYRVCRSFPVALSNQTYSIFRRHADSKSVADVLPFAREFGQLYQDAISGAPQLDHLRRKMAAYRIARGYVKYARAIQRFPQSPFAMIRAALLMPSLLTSAGYWRNFFYK; translated from the coding sequence ATGGAATTTCCGGTTTTCAGCATCATCATTCCTTCTTTTAACCAAGGGGAATACCTTGAAGGGGCTATTCAGTCGGTGCTGGAACAGGATTACTCCGCCACTGAGTTGCTTGTGATTGACGGTGGCAGTATTGATGATTCGGTCGAAATCATTAAAAAATATTCAGATCGGTTGGCATTTTGGGTGAGCGAACCAGATTCAGGCCAGAGCCAAGCCATCAATAAGGGCTTTGCGCGTGCCAGCGGCGAGATTATAACTTTTTTGAGCAGTGATGATTTATATCTACCCGGCGCCTTTGCTGACGTGGCCGAAATCTACAAACGGGAAAAAGAGGTCGGGGCTATCGTTGGCGCATTCTGCTTTTGGGATCCCGGGCAGTCGTACCCTGGCGAGCCTATAACGCCCTTTTTGGAAAAGCCTTCGCCCTGTGATCTTACATTAGGGCCGCCCTCTGTCTATCGTTTGCACCAGGTTAGCACTTTCTATACGAGATCTGCGCTGGATACTGTCGGGCGCCGTGTGCGTGAGGATATGAAGTACGTCATGGATCGCGAATTGCTTTACCGCGTCTGTCGCAGTTTTCCAGTGGCGCTATCTAATCAGACCTATAGTATTTTCAGACGTCATGCCGATAGCAAAAGCGTGGCCGATGTTTTGCCCTTTGCGCGCGAATTTGGTCAACTCTATCAAGATGCCATCTCGGGGGCCCCGCAGCTGGATCATTTGCGCAGAAAAATGGCTGCCTACCGCATCGCAAGGGGCTACGTTAAATACGCCAGGGCGATCCAACGTTTTCCCCAATCGCCTTTTGCAATGATTCGGGCAGCCTTGCTGATGCCTTCTCTACTGACTTCAGCGGGTTATTGGCGTAATTTCTTTTATAAGTAA
- a CDS encoding sulfotransferase: MKQTNFDNLTPVFILGIARSGTTLLQSLLDGHPQLLVDVADSHFVSWYKRYYRWIDRLKTWSDSFEKRLDFAEAIMISYIFNQKSRYYQDFLSHVSIDGLKKQFRSLTMASDQRPQDFIQSYFHALGLASGHLTKETRCWVDKSLSYEYLFYRYLQWWPNAKFIYVIRDPRDVYTSYKKRDIKNKRRTTSVEKFSLTWSNSFCTMQDCQSMVATKNRYILRYEDLIYNPQSIMQSIAKFLDINFQPCLLSPSKGFGRVPWGGNPESGKKQKGFIYKDAARKWEHYLQPSELGRIESLLGDQMETLGYTLSRKRQPFISATLNVVARRFFFRVLNFGL, encoded by the coding sequence ATGAAGCAAACAAATTTTGACAACCTTACCCCTGTTTTTATACTCGGTATTGCTCGTTCCGGCACCACATTATTGCAAAGTTTGCTGGATGGCCACCCGCAGCTGCTTGTGGATGTTGCTGACTCTCATTTTGTGTCTTGGTATAAACGCTATTATCGCTGGATAGACCGGCTGAAAACCTGGTCTGATTCATTTGAGAAACGGCTGGATTTTGCCGAAGCAATTATGATCAGTTACATTTTTAACCAGAAAAGCCGCTATTATCAGGATTTTCTCTCGCATGTCTCGATAGATGGGCTTAAAAAGCAATTTCGATCCTTAACAATGGCCTCAGATCAACGCCCCCAAGATTTTATTCAGTCATATTTCCATGCTCTTGGCCTGGCGTCCGGCCACCTGACAAAGGAAACAAGGTGTTGGGTGGATAAATCTCTTTCTTATGAGTATTTATTTTATCGTTACCTCCAGTGGTGGCCAAACGCTAAATTTATATACGTGATCCGGGACCCACGAGATGTATACACATCCTATAAAAAAAGGGACATCAAAAACAAACGCCGTACTACATCTGTTGAAAAATTTTCTCTGACATGGAGCAATTCATTTTGCACGATGCAGGATTGCCAGAGCATGGTTGCCACAAAAAATCGTTATATATTGCGTTATGAGGATCTTATTTATAACCCCCAGAGCATAATGCAATCCATTGCCAAGTTTTTAGATATTAATTTCCAGCCATGTCTGCTTTCACCCTCCAAAGGGTTTGGGCGGGTGCCTTGGGGTGGCAATCCTGAAAGCGGTAAAAAACAAAAAGGTTTCATTTATAAAGATGCAGCCCGAAAATGGGAACACTATTTACAGCCAAGTGAACTGGGCCGCATTGAATCTTTGCTTGGCGATCAAATGGAAACCCTCGGTTATACCCTTTCCAGGAAACGCCAACCGTTTATATCAGCCACTCTGAATGTAGTCGCGCGACGCTTTTTTTTTCGCGTCCTTAACTTCGGTCTATAA